The DNA segment CACGGTTTATTTTATAATTATATTATTTTGCTCCCAGCTTTCTGTGGACGGAAAAGCTCCAGGTAAAAGTCACGTATCACGCTGGGTATCCTGTGTATTTTCGTCTTTTGGGGGACAAGGTATAGACCGTGTCGTGGCGCATATCTTTGGTGCATGCAGTGACTCGCTGCCCTCAGCACATCGAGAGATAGGTATGACGATATAGTGGTGACGGGCACGATGAAAAGACCGACCTCTTATTCCCATAGGTCGGTCTTAGGTCATCTGCCTTATCGGGTGGACTGAATGGTTACGGTGTCGCCGTTTTCCAGCTGAAACCGCCAATATGGTGTGGCACGGCCTTCGCTGGTTTTAGTGATGTCTTCAATGTAGCCTTGCTCTTCCGGGTCGAAGTAGTAGCACGGATCAATGCGCACAATGGCTCCGACCGGCGGATCATCACTGCCCATGAGTTCCAGCAGCGCTCGCGTTGCGGACTTCAAAGTCACGGCGCTTTGGGACTCGTTTAAGACGTCCAGCCACAGTCGATCCATGGCAATCACATGGCCGTCTTGGACGGTTAAGTTAGTGAAGCTGCGTTCTAAGAGAATGCCGTTGTAGACCTTGGCATAGTGCAGTGTAGTGATACCGTCATTTTCCGAGGTGTAGGTGAGCATCATATCCTGAGTGGTGAAGTTGTGATCCAGTAAAAAGGCCTTGGCAACTGCTTCTGGATCCCCTTCTGATGGTGTGAGTGTGCCGATGTGTTCGTAGATCACCCGGCGGCGATTGACTAACGAGAGGATGTCATCGCCGTGACTGATTTGTGTAAACGATGAATTCGGTCGGTCCACCGTCCCTTTGCCGTCAAAGAATTCGGCGTTTAAGGTTTGAGGATTGTAGTTTTGCAGTTCTACTTTCAGGGAAGGCAATTCAATCTCCCGGTGAGGAATGTCTGCACGGACTTCAATACCCTTGGCCGCAAG comes from the Peptoniphilus equinus genome and includes:
- a CDS encoding two-component system regulatory protein YycI, whose amino-acid sequence is MDWSQAKKILILALLVTNLILGGTLLWHHIRDKDPTLSDDFIQEVTTRLAAKGIEVRADIPHREIELPSLKVELQNYNPQTLNAEFFDGKGTVDRPNSSFTQISHGDDILSLVNRRRVIYEHIGTLTPSEGDPEAVAKAFLLDHNFTTQDMMLTYTSENDGITTLHYAKVYNGILLERSFTNLTVQDGHVIAMDRLWLDVLNESQSAVTLKSATRALLELMGSDDPPVGAIVRIDPCYYFDPEEQGYIEDITKTSEGRATPYWRFQLENGDTVTIQSTR